The DNA segment ATCAGTGCGGTGCTTGTGACGTCTATCCCCGTGGTCGACTGGATCCAGCTGGTGAACTCTGAAATGCGCGTGAAGACGCTAGGTCGGCCATGACAGTTGTTGTCACCCCAACTGACCACGCCCACAACGTACCATCTGTCATTCACGCGGCAGGACAGAGGGCTTCCGGAATCACCCTATGtggtagtaaaaataaaatattaatgctcAGCAAGTGTTAAATCGTATTACCAAAACAATCCAAacaccctccccccaaaaaaaacaataacaaccccacaacaacaacaacaacaaacaaacagacacaaacaaacaaaccaatccAAAACTCATTCCatttttgttgattttgattttgatttttgattttgATCTGCAGCTGATACTGATACTCACATTGCAGACCTGTTTGGTGGCGCCACCTGACGCACAGACCTGGTTTGTCGTCACATTGTTGCCGTATGCCGCGTGACACTGAGCTACACTGGACACGGTCATCTGCACTTGTTGTAGCTTCATTCTGTCGCCTGTCCCTACACTGACAAAAAAACCAGGAATGGAAATGGTGTTTTACGACATCTCATCAGAATTGTAAACTGTCAAGATACGAGGGATAAAATTACATACCATGAAgtcttggaaattaatgaatactagtatacttttataaattttataaagattATAATAAGGGAACTGCTGTTtgataattttgtaaaatacatgaaatgcagtgtccaatttcaaactgataaccacctagtaggggcacttatggtctgttttgtttttattacatgccCTCAGACTATTTTGTGGCAGAAATCCTTACTGTACATGTAGCTATCAGTTGGTATCTGATATTCGGTTATTTAATATGACAGTTCTCcacttaaagcgacagaccctagtttttaaacactaaggtatatttttcacctagatcctagtttcaacccgtaaaaatggacactaagtttggttaatttacaaacctgaaacaaatttggatacaacagagtcaaccaagagtctgtgacgttgaaatacccctAAAAGTAGACTAAACCGCGACTGCATAACCGtttgttacttctcagacgcacgtgcgtttttttaaatatgaaaaatgcattttgtggcattagaaacaccaggatgatcagaaacacttcggttatacggaaatggataatctaaacaataaaatataagtaatgtttaatttcagtgatcataaatggctctaatagtgaaaaatatgccttggtgtttaaaaactagggtctgcccctttaacGATAATTGCTTCAAACTGAAGCAACCGTGCGACGTGCGATAACATCGGGGGACATATACTATTTTGGGTCATGGCAAGATCTATAGGAAGTCTATCGCACGAACACTAAATGAATAACGGTCATTATATATATGCTGTTTCCAGGTCAGCCGATCCCATCGGTTTTGGTGCGTCGGTCGTTGGACATTGGTTGGGACACGGTAGAACCAATAGATCCACACGACCCACCGAATCTccggcaagtgctctaccacaaTGGGCAGAGATGCGTTCATGATCGCAGATAACGGTTTAGTCGTTCATATTTGCTGACATTTTGGAATCACATGGTGTCATTGGTGACTTGACAGTTATACTTGGCCAAACACATTTCCTAAATTGATCACAGAAAATATCCATTCAACGAAGACTGATTGAAGGCAAATATTATCATTGTGTCTGTTCCCCTGACTATTGTTGTAATGACAAAAACGAAAATGCACCTCTAGTCTCTCCCCAACCAGATGCCCAGCATTCCTTGTTTACAAACTCATCAATAGCATGGCCAGTGGGAAGACAAACAGGCATGACGTAATCACTGGACGTATCAACTGGAGTCAAGAGCTCAAGCAGAGCTATGTCATGGAAGTCATCAACATCAAATCTAGGATGCTGAAAAGACAAGGAACAaaggtataataataaatatctgAGGCAAAAAAACCAGGGaccaaaatacatatatatatattaaaaaaagtaatttggTAGACTAAGACTTTAAAAgaagataccccccccccccccccccccccgccaacttttgttttaaggacattactagagcacattaatcaattaattatcATCTTTTGGGTGTCATACATTTGGAAATTCCGATCCGGGGTATTTTCCGTgttaaacattgattaattctgtcattcattcatttatataccagcgtcgtggttaggccatcggtctacaggctggtagggttcggatcccagtcgaggcatgggattttttaatccagataccgactccaaaccctgagtgagtgctccgcaaggctcaatgggtaggtgtaaaccacttgcaccgaccagtgatccataactggttcaacaaaggccatggtttgtgctatcctgcctgtgggaaacgcaaataaaagatcccttgctgctaatcagaaagagtagcccatgaaatggtgacagcgggtttcctcttaaaatctgtgtggtccttaaccatatgtctgacgccatataaccgtaaataaaatgtgttgagtgcgtcgttaaataaaacattcctttcttttttccattcatttataagtagttttcaACAGACGGGATAGAAAATGTGAACTCCTGATTATACAAACTAGCCTAAAAAGCTGCTCAATGATTCAAACCTTTATAATGTTTTTGACGAAATAGTCTCTCTCTCGTCCACTCAAACTATGACGATCAAGTTCCCCGGATCTAACAATAGTCGTCCAGGGTCCGTACGTTTTGGCACTGTTtgcgaaataataataatattattattattattaaaaaacaaaacaaaatacaccaaTTTTGATGGACATGTACACCACATAATaagaaataataagaaaaaagcAGCAactaatctaattaaaattagctccactattacatgtggatctaacagcagccagttggagctcatgtccaccaatcaaaaccttacttgcagaatcatgccagtgatttaaaaataatttgaaaacattccgaattatcctgagggtatacaacatgttttcaaattattttcaaatcactagcatgattctgaaagtaaggttttgattagtggacatgagctccaactggctgctgttaaatccacatgtaatagtggagctaattttaattagattggccgagttcaacattgcagcttttaaaagtattgaaatagtgtattttatagtaaaaataaaaataattatgtatacttgattgattatcaatgttatttataatctaattattgctttagcattaactggggtggctggaaactgttgaaattacagacggggtataagagaatttggctccgcccacaggggtataagggatttgtccaacggcaaacaaccaatgagattaaagaatatTACATGAAGTTGAGATaagtggacatgagctccaactggctgctgttaaatccacatgtaatagtggagctaattttaattagattgagcagcaacaaacaacaacaaaatcccataaaaacacaatgaagaaataaatctgaaacaaaaacaaacacacaccaccaccaaaaagaaaaaaaaatacaatcaaacaacaacaaacatcacTAACAAAACACCgtccataaaaaaaagaagtaaacccccccccccccccccccccccccaaaaaaaaaagaagtaaaaaaacatgtaaacaacacacaaaacccccaatCCTAAAACCGTTAAATACTCACGTGCGCACGCAGTGTCCTGCGGTTACCGCCCACGTGGGTGACAGCAAGACCGCTCCACAACCATAATATTTTCCTTTATACATGATCTCCAACATCCACGGCCACTGCCCTGGAGGGGCGGCGTCTCCGTGTACTACCCTGGAGCTGTGTGCTGTTCTTACTCCGCACTCACCTACAAAACAGCTAGAGGTTTAGTTCCAGGGAGGCACCCTTCAGTATTGATGAAGACATTTGTGCTTTGTGTTTctggaagaaaaaaagacactctctcctctctctctctctctctctctctctctctctctctctctctctctctctctctctctctctctctctctctctctctctctctctctctctctctctcggcatgaagtaggaatttaataattaaatggaaaaagaaaacaaatttgttgagaacggttaatttaatacattccagttgtattttttttctgaaggaggcgacatgtcaaaagttgatttatagtcaactgtgaagctcacatccgttaattagcagtacatacggtaaaacaagaaacaacaaattgtttaaagactctatatgtggcaacctgtaatcagcggccacctgtcttaagcggccaattttatctactcccttgtgtgaccgcttaagacaagtttgactgtatatatatatatatatatatatatatatatatatatatatatatatatatataaaatacaatttggAATAGGACAGGTGCCCTTTTTGAACTTGCACCCTATACCTAGCAAAATTCCACATCCACCCCCGGGTCATACTccaaatttgtttaatgtttgtgatACGGTAAAATAACACACCTCTATACTATGATAATGTACTGGTTTACAGTCTGATTTACCCAGATTCTTCAGGTCTGCAAGCAAAATATACATTTAGGATAGATAATAAAACTTAACTACTAACCTGATGGCTTTAGGTGGTTATTTTGGATGGTGCTAATAACACATCcattgttgttgtagtagaaTATATTAAGTTTTCCACATTTCCCCATGTGGTTTTGACTGAGAGGACTAGAGCCACCAACGTCTCCACCACATGCTTTTATCTGGTCAATATCCCCTTCCCATCCTTCTGCAGGAGTCACGAACGTCTGCAAAAAGGTCACGTTGTTTCTTGAGAACTAATTAGTTAATTAGTAACTAGCACAAGTCTTGGATCGGGACCAGAAGCTAAGCTTACAAACGTAGAAGGTTTGAAACTTGAATCCAGAGTAAagtttaatacataaaatactaataatataattaggTTTAAGGCATCAAATCTAAAcaagcaaaattaaaatatgttttcaaaacCTTTTTACAAACCAGTAGCTCACCGAGTCAAAATTAATACTTGCATTCAAGCAATTTGATTTATTATGTAGATGGTGAATGTTGATTGAaagtttgtatatacatgtagcacctttaatagccacatatatatatatatcatttgttaTCCATGTAATTAGATTTAGTGTAGTGTACCCTTTACCTTCATTGCAAACCACCCTCCACGATACGTCTTGGAACAATCCATATCAACATCTAACATCCAGAAATTGGAACCAAATGTATTTAATGGGGTGTATCCAAAACCATCGACCGCCACTGTTGGATTTCCAGGTGAATGCCTGTAATGGAAATGACTGGTATGTAAAAGCAGTGCAGACTATAAACTCAACGTTGATTATAAGCATTTGTCCGTTTATCCTGAGAAGTAAGAATCTGCTAGGACAAACGAAATTTCAGTCAATTATAGCTGTCCAATAggtatgtaatttttttaaaagcagttTTATTTCGAGCAATGGAAAACATCAtccttgtatttaaaaaaaaaaaaatcccaaacaattggacaagtgaaaatattggcaaaCAAATCGATGCACTGATGTACTTGCCCGGtggacactagagcacattgattaattactcatcggctattggatgtcaaacatttggtaatgctcgGTGGACAAATGAAACATTTAGCTTATTTCTATCGCTGTAAACTTTAAGTAGAACCATCCTATCACCGAAGACGTTTggcaaaaacataacaaaagagCAGTGACGGAGATAAAGCATTGACGAAAGTGTCAATCCCAATCTCCGAGTCCCTATCATGGAGATCAGTGACTTGAATTGTGCGCCATGGACAAGGAACTAATATGCGCCATGGACAatcagagggtaaaatgggcaAAATGCCATCCCCCAAATACATTATTTGTGTATGGCGCTATACCCAAAATAGTTtaaagatttttgtttgttgaccttttaacaaaattaattactcttagcattactgtatgattaatGTTGgctttaaattattatacaacTATTCTTTTCATGGGTGCAGAAGGATGACCCTTTCAGGAAaggaatatacatgtaaaaagcAAAGTCAACAGAGATTATCtttatttctatataaatatatcactCTATTCCATTGGATAATCATTTTGTCTTCCGTAGCGCCATAccgaaacatttctttctggatGAAACCCTGCGGCATGGTATGAAATACTGACTCAAAACTATAGAAAGAATGTCTTTCTAAGAATATTTGACAGAGAAGACGGACTGGTACACTTTTGTAACCCTGGAACCATGATGACAATTTAATCTTTTGCTGATTTCAATATCATTTAATGCAAAGTTTCCAACAAGGTTCTaagatattttaaagacaaaattatGCCAAGGTCATCGTCATCATAAACAAGAAGTGTAACCTTCATgcgaaaatatttattacattatagaaGTGTTATGTACCTACAGTGATGTTGTCCAAATAAGCGGAGTTCCAGAGGCTTGTGTATTCTGGTACAAAGACTGCCCAAACTCGGCGCCATTCCAGTCTAGATTATTGTCTCCCTTAGACCAAAACGAGGCACCAGTGATATGACCATGGACGGGAAAAACTCTGTGACGAATCGGAATAGCAGAGTTTGCTCCTCCTGAAACCATTACCCGTCATATCATAAATCAAGAGTCCAGACATTTGTAAGTAATTAGATAATAAACATTTGACATAGGACTAGacaaagaaatataaataatgccCAATACTGACCAGTGGCGGATCAAGAAAacccattggggggggggggggggggcctaatgacatgaggcggaatgccaaaaAAACTTtcggggaggtttggaggggggtgaaaattaatatataataaaattataaacccccccccccccccccccccccaccccgatcCGCATCTGCTGACACAACGGAGTAACAGCTAGATACTTGACTCAAGCAGGTTGTTACACTTGGAAAAAAATCCAGGACATTCAAAGGacttttccaaaacatttaaaaaaacacaaaaaaacattccaaGACATAAAATGTTCAATCATTGaatgaaaggaaatggtttatttaacgacgcactcaacacattttatttacggttatatggcgtcggacatatggttaaggaccacacagatattgagggaataaacccgctgtcgccacttcatgggctactcttttcgatcagcagcaagggatcttttatgtgcaccatcccatagacaggatagcacataccacagcctttgatataccagtcgtggtgcactggctggaacgagaaatagcccaataggcccacggcggggatcgatcccagactgaccgcgcatcgagcgagcgctttaccactgggaggAGATTCGATTCCGCCACATGGGTTTTTCCTACCTATAAAGCAGCATGGAATCTTTCATAtacatcccccaccccccacccccaggcaggacaatatataccacgacctttgatgtacaagtcgtgGAAAACTATTTGGGAcgaggaaaaaaacaaacaagaacaacCAGAATCCATTGAAAACGACTGATCTTACAAACCGTCGCACCCCGTTTCATGTGAAATAGAGTTGAAGTTCggtttggttaacgacaccactagagcacattgatttattaatcatcgactattggatgtcaaattatttggtaattttgagagtcttagagaggaaaccgctatatttttccattaatagcaagggatattttatatacaccaccccacagacaaaatagcacatatcacggcctttgatataccaatcgtggccATCGTTCattggctggaaggagaaatagcccaatgggcataccgacggggatcgatcctagaccgagcgagcgctttacctagACATGGTGTACTTACCACCACGAAGAAATACCGTTTCTCCCAAGTCTGTGTCGACTCTGATAAAAACAACAGTTCTTTGGAAAGCGCCATCTGAAAATATGACTAGCAGGGTAAGCAGAAGGAATGCGATAGAAAAAAATGTCATAATTTAATAGCTAGTTGACGGTATACCAATGTGCTGATCTATCTTTGACAAATCTATTTACGTTTTTTGCTGATAACTGGGCTGTGGGAAAATAGGCTATAGGTATGGGCTTATCTTTGAGCACAGTCCGATTCTAAGAACGCAAACGTTTTGAAAGTGTATTATAAGCTACTACTAGACCATGTTATTGTGAACCACACCTATACAAATGTACACTCTCTGTGAGTTtataagctgttgtagcgcacgcctgtcgtgggcgcaagttcTGGCGTGCTAATTCCTGTTTTTAAACGAGTTACATAGGGCAACAGGCATGTgtaaaaggtgggggggggggggagaagaggTGCGACTTGGTCTCTATGAAACTGCCTATATGTGTTTAATTCACGAtaataatcacacacacacacgctcgtacgcaatcacacacacacacacacacgcgctcGTAcgcaatcacacacacacgcgctcgtgaagagagagagagagagagagagagagagagagagagagagagagagagagagagagagagagaccgtgTGCTTTATAATAAACGTTACTTCAGAAGTATGCTATAACAAttttcaatgtacatgtattattataggcCATGCCATAAACATAGTGGGATAATACGATATTTATGAAACCGTTTATTGTATACCATATGggtaccacacacacacactatatatatatatatatatatatatatatgtaaccagggttcgaacttaaccGTCGCCCGATCGCACCTCGCGACTGAAAACGACGATGGGCGACTGAAAACCCACAGaaaccgatttaaaaaaaaaaaaaaaaaaaaaattcaataattaataaataaataaaagtacagctatgtagcctactttgcaccatgaaaaagtgtaggtttgcttttacatataaacatatgcccAATATAAGAATAGGTGTAAGGTAAGTTAAGTGGCATGTAAAATTGGGTCCCAAATTCATGTCGACAAGATTCAGCTCTGGTTATGTGTACATGTCATAGATCGTatccactgaacattatattttagatttttattattattatttcattgagatggggtgggggaAGGAAGGCGTTGTGTCGGTTATACCAGTGCTCAACGTTTGGTGAACGCAAGCATCTTTGTTTGTTGGAAATTATATAATCGGGAATTATATAATCCTATTatctaatttaatatgaaaCCCTAAGCGATTTCGCAAACCTAACACATGCGTAGCTCGTGTCCTAACACGTACGTAACTCGTGTTCTAACTTCAAACACGTGCATAGTTCGTGATCCATCACGTGCAAAGTTCGTGTTTACCACTCGTGGCTCATCGCGTCTCATGAATACTAAGTAGGTGTCAACAGTGACAGTGGGGAGTCAGTGgcatgtctgttatttatttaaagagtgGGTTGGTTGAGTGCAGGAAAatactcaaaataaatgttttctcttataatctgttgcaatattgttgttgttttttgaaaatattatccgggcaagtgaaaatagattcgggcaagtgaaagtgctgtcaccacttgcccggatggcaactaaaaaaaaaagttaagcgcAGACACTGATGTAACCAtgtttgtaatcatgattgctagacaatgtattcgcaatcgtaatcgattactttcaattatcaatatatatatatatatatatatatatatatatatatatcgttgcgtgagagctaaaaggtcgtaagtggcagatacgacctaaaacgtcttttttgcatatttggaatcgccatccccgattacatattgtcacaaaacATCGTAGATGTGTCCCTAATAGCATCGCTTACACAGAAGGgtttcaaaatttcaaggcaaatcccccaccgacccctggaaaggtattgtaccatacctctatggatataaatatattttggaggtatgagacgacccttcaatcaagacagttaaatttgttcaaaatcacgtgagaagctcagcgcctgcgcaaatcgcgtaaatcaccagttctactggcgtcccgctaattgaagaaaaacaagctggccattggggttgcagttgacctagataatgtagataagccagcattgcgaaactatagtgatgtggtgggccttttatgtaccaaacagaactggatcatctattctaaatgcttaaataataaaaaaatattccagacactgcagctttaaatggtcgtaagtgaatcacagataccaatttgcacgaaaatagaCGTAACCGACACGTACAACTTTCCTCCGATTTGCTTGCTATTCATTATGTGAACACGACTGGTCGTAtgtggtagatacacccttttaaaatacagttcgttatataattatgtctgacataggtcgtatgtgccaaatacgaCCCATATGCATTCTTTGTTATCGGTTTGTGTtagaaattacaaatgcgaagtacaacagagcatacattatgtcaatatttttatgtgcctgaatcctaaaaataatatgacttttgtcGTTGTGAGAGCCCGGTCTAATATGGAAAAAACTAATTTGATACTGCATGCAACGAACCATTTAGCAACCGACAAGAATCgtgtatgcatatataaataggaattgcagtaacatt comes from the Gigantopelta aegis isolate Gae_Host chromosome 14, Gae_host_genome, whole genome shotgun sequence genome and includes:
- the LOC121388106 gene encoding chymotrypsin-like protease CTRL-1, encoding MGKCGKLNIFYYNNNGCVISTIQNNHLKPSGECGVRTAHSSRVVHGDAAPPGQWPWMLEIMYKGKYYGCGAVLLSPTWAVTAGHCVRTAKTYGPWTTIVRSGELDRHSLSGRERDYFVKNIIKHPRFDVDDFHDIALLELLTPVDTSSDYVMPVCLPTGHAIDEFVNKECWASGWGETRGTGDRMKLQQVQMTVSSVAQCHAAYGNNVTTNQVCASGGATKQVCNGDSGSPLSCRVNDRWYVVGVVSWGDNNCHGRPSVFTRISEFTSWIQSTTGIDVTSTALIG
- the LOC121389217 gene encoding alpha-amylase-like, with product MTFFSIAFLLLTLLVIFSDGAFQRTVVFIRVDTDLGETVFLRGGGANSAIPIRHRVFPVHGHITGASFWSKGDNNLDWNGAEFGQSLYQNTQASGTPLIWTTSLHSPGNPTVAVDGFGYTPLNTFGSNFWMLDVDMDCSKTYRGGWFAMKVKGTLH